A window of the Salarias fasciatus chromosome 7, fSalaFa1.1, whole genome shotgun sequence genome harbors these coding sequences:
- the myod1 gene encoding myoblast determination protein 1 homolog — protein sequence MELSDMSFPIPAADDFYDDPCFNTSDMRFFEDLDPRLVHVGLLKPEDSSSCSPSPPPSSSPSSSASSSPSSLHHLHHHHHRAEAEDDEHVRAPSGLHQAGRCLLWACKACKRKTTNADRRKAATLRERRRLSKVNDAFETLKRCTSANPNQRLPKVEILRNAISYIEALQALLRGGGGGGGPDDGFYPVLEHYSGDSDASSPRSNCSDGMADFTGCPSAGRGAFDSGSYFPEAPGGVKSDRSSVVSSLDCLSSIVERISTDTGSLLPPAEAPGSPPPPPHSTSTTASASLPDGPLTTSTTRPGSVQLPSPTTTQDPSLIYQVL from the exons ATGGAGCTGTCGGATATGTCCTTCCCCATCCCGGCCGCGGACGACTTCTACGACGACCCGTGCTTCAACACCAGCGACATGCGCTTCTTCGAGGACCTGGACCCGCGGCTCGTGCACGTGGGCCTGCTGAAGCCGgaggactcctcctcctgctccccgtcgccccctccgtcctcctccccctcctcctccgcctcctcctctccgtcctccctccatcacctccatcaccaccaccaccgcgcCGAGGCGGAGGACGACGAGCACGTGCGCGCGCCCAGCGGGCTGCACCAGGCGGGCCGCTGCCTGCTGTGGGCCTGCAAGGCCTGCAAGAGGAAGACCACCAACGCGGACCGGAGGAAGGCGGCCACGCTGCGCGAGCGCCGGCGGCTCAGCAAGGTCAACGACGCCTTCGAGACGCTGAAGCGCTGCACGAGCGCCAACCCCAACCAGCGGCTGCCCAAGGTGGAGATCCTGCGCAACGCCATCAGCTACATCGAGGCCCTGCAGGCGCTgctgcgcggcggcggcggcggcggcggcccggacGACGGCTTCTACCCGGTGCTGGAGCACTACAGCGGGGACTCGGACGCCTCCAGCCCCCGGTCCAACTGCTCCGACGGAATG GCGGATTTCACCGGCTGTCCGTCCGCCGGCAGAGGAGCCTTCGACAGCGGCTCTTACTTCCCGGAGGCTCCCG gaGGTGTGAAGAGCGACCGGAGCTCGGTGGTCTCCAGTCTGGACTGCCTCTCCAGCATCGTGGAGCGAATCTCCACCGACACCGGCAGCCTGCTGCCCCCCGCTGAAGCCcccggctcgccgccgccgccgccacactcCACCAGCACCACCGCCTCCGCCTCGCTCCCCGACGGCCCcctcaccacctccaccaccaggCCGGGGTCTGTCCAGCTCCCCTCCCCGACCACCACCCAGGACCCCAGCCTGATCTACCAAGTcctatag